In the genome of Flavobacteriales bacterium, the window CAAAAGTGCTTTGCTTGCAATATTTGCAGAACGTATCGTCGCCGGCTTTCCTGAACTTCCAGAATGGCTGGTGGCAAAGATATTCCACCCGGATGTCTTTGGAGGATTTCATGATGTGATCAATCTGTGTTGATGCTTCTGTTACGGTGTTCCAGGCTTTTGGTTCTCGGGAAGCTGGCTATCCGATTCATCTTTCCTTTTTATCCTATCCAGTAAATATACGATAAAAAGTAAAGCCATAAATAGCGAAAACGATGTTGCAACATGGCATAACTCTTTGCCTAATATCCCATGCATACTCCAGAAAGATGGCAGAAAGTCACGATGTATTGAAACAACCAACATTATATATAGCTCCGGGTGGATGACCTGTAATACTACAAGCACTAACCTCATGATTGCACTTTGACGAACCCATCTGATCCAATATAATTGGGTAAGGAGTAATGTTCTCACAATTGAAATACAAACCGGAGTCCAATACTTGATTTCCATTTGACCAACCACCGGCGTGAAACGTACAAGCCATTGCAGGCACGTAAACAAACCATAAAAACAAACAAACCGCCATGTCAGATGATTAAATCGACCGGATGCAAACCGGTCAATGCGTTTCCTGAATGTTACATAGATCAGTCCGTACAAACCAATCCCGGGAAGCAGGTCAGTATTTATCCATGACATATGATCCAACATTCTAATATCTCATCATCTAAACTCTCTCCTTCACCGGTACCCAGACCTCCTCTTCCGAATCAGGATCATCATGTTTATACTTTTCACCCATGATGGCGAAATGCGGGCGGTCAGCCAACTGATAGGTTGATTGCGGAAGCCAGGTATTGTAAATGTATTGGTAGGTTTTGGGTCCTTCGGATGCCGGACCCCTATGAATGAATACAGCGTAGAGGCCTTCAGGTATGATCAGGGATTCCATTCCTTCCGGCAGTTGACCATGATGGCTCACTTCGACGGCAGCCCATTTTTCAAACTCTTTACCCTGACTGAAGTTTTCGAAATAACCCGGTTCAAATATCTCCAGGGAGAATAATTCCGAACCTATGGGGTTGAGAATTTCTTTCCGTCGGGGCATGAAGCTACGCCACAATTCACCCGTGCGGTTGTTGTCCATGGACATGCGGATATGCTGTCCGATCAGTTGCTTTTCAGAAAGGGTTTCTATTCGTGGTGTTTGTTCCATGGGTTCAAGATAGGAATATTGGGGGGAAGTTGGCGGGAGACAGTAAGCAGGAGGCGGGAGGCAGGAGGCGGCCTGGTAGGGAACGGTGGTTAGTTTGAGTTGGGGGCATGAATCCCCACCCCGGAACAAGTTATAAAGAATATGGATGTCAAATGGGATGATGTACGTGCGATTCATACGTCTGTAAGAAATAACCCCAACTTTTGCAGTAGGAGGTGAGTAACGAGCCGAACTATCTGTAATTAGTTGGGGTTATCCCGATTTAGAAAATCACTTTTCGGATGCACGAAGTACGGGCCGAAAAGATTGATTTTCTTAATCGCTATGCAATAGAAAATTTTCTATTGCATAGTTTGGGATAACACAAACTTTTCATGATCGGGACATGCCAGAACATGATCGCTAACCCAAACCAATTTTATGATCTGACTTACCCGCGTAAGAAGTGGATATACATTGTCCACTACCTCGCTATTAATATGGTAACTTGAGACCGGGGCGGGGATTCGTGTGCCCCGTCCGTTGAAGTCCCCGGGACAAGAGTGTATTGGAGTTGGCAGGAGGCGGTAGGCAGTTGGCAGGAGGCAGTCGCCAACCTGATAACTTTCATGTCCAGTGGGCGCATTGCAACATGAAGCGTCAGACGGCGTGTAAGCAGGATAGGTTCAGCATGCCATGCACCATTTCAGTTCTGACTTACCTCTGCAAGAATACGCGTCACATTATCCCGGATCACATGACTAATTACGTTAACTTGAGAGCGGGGCGGGGATTCGTGTGCCCCGTCTGTTGAAGTCCCAGGGACAAGAGTGTTTTGGAGTAGGCAGGAGGTAGTTGGCAGAAGGCAGGATCGGTACCGAATGTTTCTATTTGGTGATGTGGTGATTTAGTGATGTGAGGACCTGCCAGCCAACGCGGTAGACTTTGTGGGGCAGGCTGGCCTGCCAGCCAACGCGGTAGACTTTGTGGAGCAGGATGGCCTGCCAGCGGAAGCACTAGCCATTGCAAGGCAGACTGGCCTGCCAGCCGACGCGCCAGCCATGGTGATAGCAGGCTGGTGATGTATCGCAGCCCGGTGAACCGTGTTGTGCGGCAACTTTAAACCTTAAACCGTCAAACCCTATTTTGACATTCTGCCTACCTTTACCCCATGCCACATAAAAGATTATTTTTTCTCGCCGTTTTTCTGATCATTCTTGGAATGACCATGGCCATCGGCCTCCATGGCGCCGCTCGCCCTTTCGACCTGATCATCATTGGGGCCGGTGCAGTGGTTTATATCATCGCACTCCGGAAAAGAATAAAGATCAGGGATAAACAACAGGCAGGATAATAGGTGCTTAATTCCGCTCCCATTTGCGGCGCGCCGTTCCTTCCCGGGTCTCCACCTTCCACCCTTTCTCCCTGGCTTTTCTGAACAACCGCTTCCGGAGTCGCCGGGGATAAAATATGCGTCGGTAAGTCTTCCTATAACTGTACTTTGTGAGAATATCCAATTGCGACAAAATATCATAACCCGCTGCCCCGCACCGCATGCCAACAAAAGCATAATCGTAAGGACTGTTTGCAAGATATGCCGCCGTTATGCTGTCGAAACAATGTTTCTGAAACGGGGTTACCGGGATATGAAAGACCGCCTTCTTCATGCTGTCCGGTTCTCCGCCAAATAATGCATAAAAACTTTTTTCCTTGATGGAAGCAAACATGCTATGCCGGTTGTTCTTTTTGGCAAACAAATGAAATTTACCCCTGGGCAGGAAGTTCACGATCTGGTCTTTTTCACCCTCAACACCTACATGACTACCCCATTTTCCTCCAAACCAGGTAACCTCTTCATCCCTAAATTTCCAGGCTGGCCTGGAACCATATAAAAAGTGCACATTCAGGGTATCCTGTGCAAAAGACACCCCAAAACAGAAGAACAAAAAAATAGTTGTGTAGTTAAGCATTGCTTTAGGTGATCCACCCCACCTTCCTGCTCCATTCCTCCATCTCTTTCTGCCTCAATTCATAGCTTTCAGGTGGCGCTTGATTTGAATCAGCCACTCCCTTCCGGATGGCTTCCGTTTCCTCTTCAATCGGATTGAGGCCGTAGGACAACCGCAACGCATTTACATTTGCAGTATCTTCCATTACCCATGGGCTCATCTCTCCATGTTCGTCCCAGTCGTACTGTGTACCGAACACTTGCGGACGACGTTCATTGAAGCATATTCTGTCATACAGGAATGCAAAGTTCCGTCTGTCTTCCAGGCCTTCGTCCATCGCCCTCTTCACATACTCAAGACAACGGCGTTGAAATCCCGGGAAGGAGATCGCATGCAGGACGATGATCATGGCAGCGTCTCTCGCCTGACGACCCACCCTTGCCTCCGAAGGCCATCCGATCTCATCTATGATCTTACTCAACCGCCGCGCGTGTTTCAGATGAACCGCTTCCATCTCTGCATGGTAACCGTCGTAAAGCGCACCGCTCTCTGCCAGGCCTTGCCTTACCTCAAGATCATGTTCTTTCATTTGAATGATCTCACCGGCCAATGATTGAAAGTTCATCTATTTACGCGCTTCTTTTAACCCAGATTATGCAGTAGAAAATTGAAAAGGTGGTTCCAGCCGTTCGGTTTTTTCGAAAATATGCTCCAGAAAGTGCC includes:
- a CDS encoding GyrI-like domain-containing protein: MEQTPRIETLSEKQLIGQHIRMSMDNNRTGELWRSFMPRRKEILNPIGSELFSLEIFEPGYFENFSQGKEFEKWAAVEVSHHGQLPEGMESLIIPEGLYAVFIHRGPASEGPKTYQYIYNTWLPQSTYQLADRPHFAIMGEKYKHDDPDSEEEVWVPVKERV